A DNA window from Pseudarthrobacter sp. W1I19 contains the following coding sequences:
- a CDS encoding CapA family protein — MGISWGGAAARAGATVCALFAAAALAGCGLVAEQNGQTPRPAVSSSEVPGSGTPASAPAPSPTPTPAPTPGKGPACPVLRCTSVLVTGDMLVHTQLWQQAQQDAAAAGKPGYDFGPLLEGQRRYINGSDLAICHQETPVAGPEGPFSAYPSFNVPPQIITASKNVGYQACTTASNHTIDRGTDGLLRTLDALDAAGLKHTGSYRTENESQGILILQTPAAMVAVIEAAYGLNGLVPDYPWQVDMLDAPAMIAKAVKARELGADIVLGAMHAGEEYASEPNAQQQEVAHALVDSGQFNLVYGHHTHSVLPIENYKGTWIVYGLGNGITELSPWYVVNNEGLLVRVQFGQDATGKWSATDMAWAPSVMVRDPYRWCPVAADAPQGPCAGPEADAATRQRTATVVESRGAAAAGAHELLITREP, encoded by the coding sequence ATGGGGATTAGTTGGGGTGGTGCCGCCGCGCGCGCCGGCGCCACCGTCTGCGCATTGTTCGCAGCTGCTGCACTGGCCGGCTGCGGGTTGGTGGCTGAGCAGAACGGGCAGACGCCGCGGCCGGCAGTTTCCAGTTCCGAAGTCCCCGGTTCCGGGACACCAGCCTCAGCTCCGGCCCCCAGTCCCACCCCGACCCCTGCTCCCACGCCCGGCAAGGGCCCGGCCTGCCCGGTGCTGCGGTGCACATCGGTGCTGGTCACCGGCGACATGCTGGTCCACACCCAGCTCTGGCAGCAGGCGCAGCAGGATGCGGCCGCAGCGGGGAAGCCCGGCTACGATTTTGGGCCGCTGCTGGAAGGGCAACGCCGGTACATCAACGGCAGTGACCTTGCAATCTGCCACCAGGAAACACCTGTGGCCGGTCCGGAAGGTCCGTTCTCGGCGTACCCGTCCTTTAACGTCCCGCCGCAGATCATCACAGCATCCAAGAATGTGGGGTACCAGGCATGCACCACCGCCAGCAACCACACCATCGACCGTGGCACCGACGGACTGCTGCGCACCCTAGATGCCCTCGATGCCGCCGGCCTTAAACACACGGGTTCCTACCGGACCGAAAATGAGTCCCAGGGGATCCTCATCCTGCAGACACCGGCCGCGATGGTCGCGGTCATCGAGGCCGCCTACGGGCTCAACGGGCTGGTCCCGGACTACCCGTGGCAAGTGGACATGCTGGACGCCCCGGCCATGATTGCCAAGGCCGTGAAGGCGAGGGAACTCGGGGCCGACATCGTCCTGGGCGCGATGCATGCCGGTGAGGAGTATGCCAGCGAACCGAACGCACAACAGCAGGAGGTCGCGCATGCGCTGGTGGACAGCGGGCAGTTCAACCTGGTCTACGGGCACCACACCCACTCGGTGCTGCCCATCGAAAACTACAAGGGCACCTGGATTGTGTATGGCCTCGGCAACGGCATCACCGAACTGTCACCCTGGTACGTGGTCAACAATGAGGGCCTGCTGGTCAGGGTGCAGTTTGGCCAGGACGCCACCGGGAAGTGGTCAGCCACCGATATGGCCTGGGCTCCATCGGTTATGGTCCGCGATCCCTACCGCTGGTGCCCGGTAGCGGCCGACGCGCCGCAGGGGCCATGCGCCGGCCCGGAAGCGGATGCCGCCACCAGGCAGCGGACCGCCACCGTGGTGGAATCCCGTGGAGCCGCAGCGGCGGGCGCCCACGAACTCCTGATTACCCGCGAGCCGTAA
- a CDS encoding type 1 glutamine amidotransferase — protein MSQAGADPVNGSKGTIRVVQLYPRDMNIYGDWGNALVLQQRLRWHGYTPELLEYNVGDPFPGDVDIILGGGGQDSGQLVIQDDLQARAGTLKDLAEDGAPMLVICGLYQLFGHFFKTRTGAVIPGIGVLDVETHGTDERLIGNVKVATPEFGEVLGYENHSGQTRLGSGVRPLGSVAKGTGNNSSDGHEGARYRNVVASYLHGSLLPKNPAIADFLIRTAAERKFGTFEPGHPDDRFAELAREHAARRPR, from the coding sequence ATGAGCCAGGCAGGCGCGGATCCCGTCAACGGAAGCAAGGGCACCATACGGGTGGTGCAGCTGTATCCGCGGGACATGAACATCTACGGCGACTGGGGTAACGCCCTGGTCCTGCAGCAGCGGCTCCGCTGGCACGGCTACACTCCCGAACTGCTCGAATACAACGTGGGTGATCCGTTCCCCGGGGACGTGGACATTATTCTGGGCGGCGGCGGCCAGGACAGCGGACAGCTGGTCATCCAGGACGACCTGCAGGCGCGGGCCGGGACGTTGAAGGACCTTGCCGAGGACGGCGCCCCGATGCTGGTCATCTGCGGGCTGTACCAACTTTTCGGTCATTTCTTCAAAACACGCACCGGAGCCGTCATCCCCGGCATCGGTGTCCTGGACGTGGAAACCCATGGCACGGACGAGCGCCTGATCGGGAACGTCAAGGTGGCCACGCCCGAGTTCGGCGAAGTCCTGGGTTACGAGAACCACAGCGGCCAGACCAGGCTCGGCAGCGGGGTGCGGCCCCTCGGCTCCGTTGCCAAGGGCACCGGGAACAACAGCAGCGACGGCCATGAGGGCGCCCGGTACCGCAATGTTGTGGCGAGTTACCTGCACGGCTCGCTGTTGCCGAAGAACCCTGCGATTGCCGATTTCCTGATCCGGACGGCCGCCGAGCGGAAATTCGGGACGTTCGAGCCGGGCCACCCCGACGACCGGTTCGCCGAACTGGCCAGGGAGCACGCGGCGCGCCGCCCGCGCTGA
- a CDS encoding Mur ligase family protein, whose translation MFSFSVPLGKLVRRASRLRGGGSAFPGLVVEKIDPGFMRRTLTTLPHGVAVVSGTNGKTTTTKMVVELLESQGLKVFTNRTGSNFTRGVAAALLGEVDWRGRLDADVAVLELDEAHAVHFVNSVPPRYCLLLNVLRDQLDRFGEIDKTAQLLQHIAAKTTGTVVLNREDPRVARIAATLTGQEVKYFGLDDSLLGTFPNDDDLRAAPGSPAPAALPEKPAADVVLRKVGADSAEFEYDGGTVTTGMKLRGVYNIFNAAAALTLARSICGGGAATANHATLLEALSKVEPAFGRGESLTVDGQPLDLVLVKNPSGFRLGLKSFPAGGYATMIAINDNYADGRDMSWLWDVEFDSLREGGVDQVTGSRAYDMALRLQYDDVRIGAVDTEIAPALAAFIREAQGKPKRVFCTYTAMLAIRRELSKITTVEVVS comes from the coding sequence ATGTTCTCCTTCAGTGTTCCGCTCGGCAAGCTGGTCCGTCGCGCCTCCCGGCTCCGGGGTGGCGGGTCTGCCTTTCCGGGGCTGGTGGTCGAAAAAATCGATCCCGGCTTTATGCGGCGGACACTCACCACCCTCCCGCACGGCGTAGCCGTCGTCAGCGGCACCAACGGCAAAACCACCACCACCAAGATGGTGGTGGAACTGCTGGAGAGCCAGGGGCTGAAGGTTTTCACCAACCGCACCGGCAGCAACTTCACCCGCGGCGTGGCCGCGGCCCTGCTCGGCGAAGTAGACTGGCGCGGCCGGCTCGACGCCGACGTCGCGGTCCTGGAACTGGACGAGGCCCACGCCGTTCATTTCGTCAACAGCGTGCCCCCGCGCTACTGCCTCCTCCTGAACGTCCTGCGCGACCAGCTGGACCGGTTCGGCGAGATCGATAAAACAGCCCAGCTGCTCCAGCACATCGCCGCAAAAACCACGGGGACTGTAGTACTGAACCGCGAGGATCCCCGCGTTGCCCGGATCGCTGCAACGCTGACGGGGCAGGAGGTCAAGTACTTCGGCCTGGATGACTCGCTGCTGGGAACTTTCCCCAACGACGACGACCTGCGCGCGGCTCCCGGAAGTCCCGCCCCGGCGGCCCTGCCGGAGAAGCCCGCAGCCGACGTCGTACTCCGCAAAGTAGGCGCGGACAGTGCTGAATTTGAGTACGACGGCGGCACTGTCACCACGGGCATGAAGCTGCGCGGGGTGTACAACATCTTTAATGCGGCGGCGGCGCTGACGCTTGCGCGCAGTATTTGTGGCGGCGGCGCAGCCACCGCGAACCATGCCACCTTGCTGGAAGCTCTGTCCAAGGTGGAGCCGGCGTTTGGCCGAGGTGAGAGCCTTACCGTGGACGGGCAGCCGTTGGATCTCGTCCTCGTGAAGAACCCGAGCGGCTTCCGGCTGGGGCTGAAGTCCTTTCCCGCCGGCGGCTACGCCACGATGATCGCCATCAATGACAACTACGCCGACGGCCGGGACATGTCCTGGCTGTGGGATGTGGAATTCGATTCCCTGCGCGAGGGCGGAGTGGACCAGGTGACAGGGTCCCGCGCCTACGACATGGCCCTGCGCCTGCAGTACGACGACGTCCGGATCGGCGCTGTGGACACCGAGATCGCCCCCGCCCTCGCGGCCTTCATCAGGGAGGCGCAGGGCAAGCCCAAGCGCGTATTCTGCACCTACACCGCCATGCTGGCGATCCGCCGCGAGCTGTCCAAAATCACCACCGTGGAGGTTGTCTCATGA
- the pdxT gene encoding pyridoxal 5'-phosphate synthase glutaminase subunit PdxT, with the protein MTNSLSAASARVGSGLRIGVLALQGDFREHLRAIEATGAEAVGIRRPKELDGLHGLVIPGGESTAIDKLARAFDLAGPLKERIADGLPVYGSCAGMILLASDIADPATDLSGAPQQTFGGLDITVRRNAFGRQRESFETDLDFKGLDFSATESGVPPVHAVFIRGPWVERVGPDVEILAQVEPADPEHASHAVPLPGTARIVAVRSGRLLATSFHPEVTGEKRVHELFIRMIRGEA; encoded by the coding sequence ATGACAAATTCCCTTTCAGCCGCTTCCGCACGCGTTGGATCCGGTCTGCGGATCGGCGTGCTGGCGCTCCAAGGTGACTTCCGCGAACACCTCCGGGCCATCGAAGCGACCGGCGCGGAGGCGGTGGGAATCCGCCGCCCCAAGGAACTGGACGGCCTGCACGGCCTGGTTATTCCAGGGGGCGAATCCACCGCCATCGATAAGCTTGCCCGCGCCTTCGACCTGGCCGGGCCGCTCAAGGAACGCATCGCCGACGGCCTGCCGGTGTACGGGTCCTGCGCCGGCATGATCCTGCTGGCCTCTGACATCGCCGATCCGGCCACCGACCTTTCCGGAGCCCCGCAGCAGACGTTCGGCGGACTGGACATCACCGTGCGCCGCAACGCGTTCGGCCGGCAGCGCGAGTCATTCGAGACGGACCTTGATTTCAAAGGGCTGGACTTCAGCGCCACGGAGTCCGGGGTTCCGCCCGTCCACGCCGTCTTTATCCGCGGACCGTGGGTGGAGCGTGTGGGACCGGACGTTGAAATCCTGGCCCAGGTGGAGCCGGCCGATCCTGAGCACGCGTCCCACGCGGTCCCGCTGCCCGGGACGGCTAGAATTGTTGCAGTGCGTTCAGGCCGGCTGCTGGCCACCTCCTTCCACCCGGAAGTGACGGGGGAGAAACGCGTACACGAACTTTTTATCCGCATGATCAGAGGAGAAGCGTAA
- a CDS encoding YebC/PmpR family DNA-binding transcriptional regulator, with protein sequence MSGHSKWATTKHKKAIIDSRRAKSFAKLIKNIEVAARMGGPDLAGNPGLELAVTKAKKTSVPNDNIDRAIKRGAGLTGEVVDYTEIMYEARGPQGSALLIECLTDNKNRAASEVRLAISRNGGTIADPGSVSYLFARKGVVTLPKNGLSEDDVLMAVLDAGAEEVKDNGETFEIHSEPADLQAIRDALKEAGIEYDTDEVEFVPSMQVELDVDGARKFLKLADALEDLDDVQNVYSNADLSDEVQAALESE encoded by the coding sequence ATGTCAGGCCACTCCAAATGGGCGACGACCAAGCACAAGAAGGCGATCATTGACAGCCGCCGCGCAAAGTCGTTCGCCAAGCTGATCAAGAACATCGAAGTTGCCGCACGCATGGGCGGCCCGGACCTCGCCGGCAACCCCGGCCTGGAACTGGCCGTGACCAAGGCGAAGAAGACCTCGGTTCCCAACGACAACATCGACCGTGCCATCAAGCGCGGCGCCGGCCTCACCGGTGAAGTGGTGGACTACACCGAAATCATGTACGAAGCCCGCGGCCCCCAGGGCTCCGCGCTGCTGATCGAGTGCCTCACGGACAACAAGAACCGTGCTGCTTCCGAGGTGCGCCTGGCCATTTCGCGCAACGGCGGCACCATCGCTGATCCCGGTTCCGTGAGCTACCTCTTCGCCCGCAAGGGTGTTGTTACGCTGCCGAAGAACGGCCTCAGCGAGGACGACGTCCTGATGGCCGTGCTGGACGCCGGCGCCGAGGAAGTCAAGGACAACGGCGAGACCTTCGAGATCCACTCCGAACCCGCTGACCTGCAGGCCATCCGCGACGCCCTCAAGGAAGCCGGCATCGAGTACGACACCGACGAGGTGGAGTTCGTCCCCTCCATGCAGGTGGAGCTCGACGTCGACGGCGCCCGTAAGTTCCTCAAGCTTGCCGATGCACTCGAGGACCTCGACGACGTCCAGAACGTTTACAGCAACGCCGACCTCAGCGACGAAGTCCAGGCTGCCCTGGAATCAGAGTGA
- the ruvC gene encoding crossover junction endodeoxyribonuclease RuvC: protein MTLRVLGVDPGLTRCGIGVVDVERNRRATMVAVGVVGTSPEETLDQRLLVIALAIDEWLDRYEPQVLAVERVFSQLNVSTVMGVAQASGVVIAAAARRGIPVALHTPSEVKAAVTGSGSSNKDAVTKLVTKILRLDAPPRPADAADALALAITHAWRAGSGAAIATTGPGSSSLTPAQRAWAEAEAKVRRAR from the coding sequence GTGACGCTGCGTGTACTCGGCGTAGACCCGGGACTGACCCGCTGCGGCATCGGCGTGGTGGACGTTGAGCGGAACAGGCGGGCAACCATGGTGGCCGTGGGCGTGGTGGGCACTTCGCCCGAGGAGACGCTGGACCAGCGCCTCCTGGTGATCGCCCTGGCCATCGACGAATGGCTGGACCGCTACGAGCCCCAGGTGCTCGCCGTCGAACGCGTCTTTTCCCAGCTCAACGTCAGCACGGTGATGGGGGTCGCCCAGGCGTCCGGCGTGGTGATCGCCGCCGCCGCGCGCCGCGGAATTCCGGTGGCGCTGCATACGCCGTCGGAAGTAAAAGCGGCCGTGACCGGCAGCGGCTCCTCCAATAAGGACGCGGTGACCAAGCTCGTCACCAAGATCCTCCGGCTCGATGCCCCGCCGCGCCCGGCTGACGCAGCAGACGCCCTGGCCCTGGCCATCACCCATGCGTGGCGTGCCGGCAGCGGTGCGGCGATTGCCACTACCGGCCCCGGCAGTTCTTCGCTGACTCCGGCCCAACGGGCATGGGCCGAAGCGGAGGCGAAAGTGCGGCGTGCCCGCTGA
- the ruvA gene encoding Holliday junction branch migration protein RuvA, producing MISFLRGTVAHVGLSTAVIDLNGAGMSVNATPQTLSKLRTGEEGQLFTSLIVREDSLTLFGFASDDEREVFDILLSVSGVGPRLALAVLAVHDPEAIRVAAHTGDSKTFTKVPGIGPKVAGRIVLELAGKLVPHGTAAAAGAPTAAEAAWKPQVVAALTSLGWSEKDASASIDKALADDPEVSFRGNVPEILRTTLRWLGQDGARAGNRVGSRG from the coding sequence TTGATCAGTTTCCTTCGCGGAACCGTAGCGCACGTAGGCCTGTCCACGGCCGTGATCGATCTCAACGGTGCGGGCATGAGCGTTAACGCCACGCCGCAGACCCTCAGTAAGCTCCGCACGGGGGAGGAGGGCCAGCTGTTCACGTCCCTGATCGTGCGTGAGGATTCGCTCACGCTTTTTGGCTTCGCGTCCGACGACGAGCGGGAAGTTTTCGACATCCTGCTCAGTGTCAGCGGGGTGGGCCCCCGGCTGGCGCTGGCAGTTCTTGCTGTCCATGATCCGGAGGCGATCCGGGTGGCGGCACACACCGGTGACAGCAAAACCTTCACCAAAGTGCCCGGCATCGGTCCCAAGGTGGCCGGCAGGATCGTTTTGGAGCTCGCCGGAAAGCTGGTGCCGCACGGCACTGCCGCTGCAGCGGGTGCACCTACCGCTGCGGAGGCCGCCTGGAAACCCCAGGTGGTTGCTGCGCTGACGAGCCTCGGCTGGTCCGAAAAGGACGCCTCCGCCAGCATCGACAAGGCACTGGCGGACGATCCCGAGGTGTCCTTCCGCGGCAACGTGCCGGAAATCCTGCGGACTACGCTCCGCTGGCTGGGTCAGGACGGAGCGCGTGCCGGCAACCGCGTAGGCAGCCGTGGCTGA
- the ruvB gene encoding Holliday junction branch migration DNA helicase RuvB, which yields MAEPSLVAAGEEPEERAIEAALRPKNLDDFVGQHRVRKQLSLVLQASRMRGRSADHVLFSGPPGLGKTTLAMIVASEMNAPLRISSGPAIQHAGDLAAILSSLSEGEVLFLDEIHRMSRPAEEMLYMAMEDFRVDIVVGKGAGATAIPLELPPFTLVGATTRAGLLPGPLRDRFGFTGHLEFYSVAELELVLRRSAGLLDLKVNSAGFSEIAGRSRGTPRIANRLLRRVRDWALVHGIEQIDARAASAALDMYEVDKKGLDRLDRAVLEALITKFGGGPVGLSTLAIAVGEETETVETVAEPFLVREGLLGRTPRGRIAMAPAWTHLGYAIPSGVFGQEPLDLFDTAQDESEGTDNWAPQSQ from the coding sequence GTGGCTGAACCGTCACTGGTGGCCGCGGGGGAGGAACCGGAAGAGCGTGCCATCGAGGCCGCCCTCCGGCCCAAAAACCTCGATGACTTTGTGGGCCAGCACCGGGTGCGGAAACAGTTGTCGCTGGTGCTGCAGGCCTCACGCATGCGCGGCCGGAGCGCGGACCACGTGCTTTTTTCGGGCCCGCCCGGGCTCGGTAAAACCACACTGGCCATGATTGTGGCATCGGAGATGAACGCACCGCTGCGGATCAGCAGCGGGCCCGCCATCCAGCACGCCGGAGACCTGGCCGCCATCCTGTCCTCCCTGTCCGAGGGTGAGGTCCTGTTCCTGGACGAAATCCACCGGATGTCCCGGCCGGCCGAAGAAATGCTCTACATGGCCATGGAGGACTTCCGGGTGGACATCGTGGTGGGCAAGGGCGCCGGCGCCACTGCCATTCCGCTCGAACTGCCGCCGTTCACCCTCGTCGGTGCCACCACCCGTGCGGGCCTCCTGCCGGGGCCGCTGCGTGACCGGTTCGGCTTCACCGGGCACCTGGAGTTCTATTCCGTTGCCGAACTTGAGCTTGTCCTGCGGCGCTCCGCCGGGCTGTTGGACCTGAAGGTCAACTCTGCCGGATTCAGCGAGATCGCCGGCCGCTCCCGCGGCACGCCGCGTATTGCCAACAGGCTGCTGCGCCGGGTCCGTGACTGGGCTTTGGTGCACGGCATCGAACAGATTGATGCGCGGGCGGCCTCCGCGGCCCTGGATATGTATGAAGTGGATAAGAAGGGGCTCGACCGGCTGGACCGGGCGGTCCTGGAAGCGCTGATTACCAAGTTCGGCGGCGGCCCCGTGGGCCTGTCCACCCTGGCCATCGCCGTCGGCGAAGAAACGGAGACCGTGGAGACGGTGGCCGAGCCCTTCCTGGTGCGCGAGGGGCTGCTGGGCCGCACGCCGCGGGGAAGGATCGCAATGGCCCCCGCCTGGACCCACCTCGGCTATGCGATCCCGTCCGGCGTTTTCGGGCAGGAGCCGCTGGACCTTTTCGATACTGCCCAAGATGAGTCCGAGGGCACTGACAACTGGGCGCCGCAAAGCCAGTAG
- the yajC gene encoding preprotein translocase subunit YajC, with product MSILLFVMLGVFIFMMFRRNKKTQQQQAELQSKFGPGVDVMTSFGLYGRIVDIDEAENKVTLELSPGNLATVHRQAVTKIVEPAAVPEAAAPAVPDDASSITGQEIPAAETGTPAQPAETPDETLKRLNDEGKKDN from the coding sequence ATGTCAATTCTCCTGTTCGTCATGCTCGGCGTGTTCATCTTTATGATGTTCCGCCGCAACAAGAAGACGCAGCAGCAGCAGGCGGAGCTCCAGTCGAAGTTCGGCCCGGGCGTCGACGTGATGACCAGCTTTGGCCTCTACGGCCGGATCGTGGACATCGACGAGGCCGAGAACAAGGTCACCCTTGAACTTTCCCCCGGCAATCTCGCCACCGTACACCGCCAGGCCGTCACCAAGATTGTTGAGCCCGCTGCTGTGCCCGAGGCCGCTGCGCCGGCCGTCCCGGATGATGCCTCCTCCATCACCGGGCAGGAAATCCCCGCAGCGGAGACCGGAACCCCGGCCCAGCCGGCCGAGACTCCCGACGAGACCCTGAAGCGCCTCAATGATGAGGGCAAGAAGGACAACTAG
- the secD gene encoding protein translocase subunit SecD yields MARTGPKKPGLRVLVWLGVIIVALTAVLAGGTLAGKASWAPKLALDLEGGTQMILAPKVEGGSDINEEQLNQAVAIIRQRVDGSGVAEAEISTQSGRNVVVSLPGTPSSQTRDLIQASADMNFRPVLLNGAGAAVPEESRAPEDQLPKPTAEPANSSDTNWITPEIYRQFEALDCDNPSQDEQERSDPAKPLVTCEPASGNNPAIKYILGPVEVKGSNIVTSSFQLQQGAQGAVTNEWAVNIQFDGEGTAKFKEVTERLNQFYVAAGGESGNDPKAQFAIVLDDQVISAPRSLAVITDGRPQITGGFTEQTAKALSDQLRFGALPISFEIQSEQQISATLGGEQLRMGLLAGLIGLLLVVVYSLFQYRALGFVTIASLVVAGILTYLAIAILGWTENYRLSLAGVAGIIVAIGQTADSFIVYFERIRDELREGRGLVSAVENGWKRAKRTVLASKAVNLLAALVLYFVAVGNVRGFAFTLGLTAIADLIVVFMFTHPTLQLLARTRFFGEGHRFSGLDPKRLGAVPLYRGAGRVRTPEDRPAVAVRAKNAGATAEAERRMTIAERRLAQKQAELAGSSKSAAKENK; encoded by the coding sequence ATGGCACGAACTGGCCCTAAGAAACCAGGCCTCAGGGTCCTGGTCTGGCTCGGCGTCATCATCGTCGCGCTGACTGCTGTCCTGGCGGGCGGCACCCTGGCCGGGAAGGCGAGCTGGGCGCCCAAGCTGGCCCTGGACCTCGAAGGCGGCACCCAGATGATCCTGGCGCCCAAGGTTGAGGGCGGTTCGGACATCAACGAAGAACAGCTCAACCAGGCTGTGGCGATCATCCGCCAGCGGGTGGACGGCTCCGGCGTTGCCGAAGCCGAGATCAGCACCCAGTCCGGGCGCAATGTGGTGGTCAGCCTTCCAGGCACCCCTTCAAGCCAGACACGCGACCTCATCCAGGCCTCCGCGGACATGAACTTCCGTCCTGTCCTGCTTAACGGGGCAGGCGCGGCCGTGCCTGAGGAGTCGCGGGCACCGGAAGACCAGCTGCCGAAGCCGACGGCGGAACCCGCCAACAGCAGCGACACGAACTGGATCACGCCGGAAATCTACCGCCAGTTCGAAGCCCTTGACTGCGACAACCCGTCCCAGGACGAGCAGGAACGCTCGGACCCGGCCAAGCCGCTGGTCACCTGTGAGCCTGCATCCGGGAACAACCCGGCGATCAAGTACATCCTGGGTCCGGTGGAGGTTAAAGGCAGCAACATCGTCACCTCCTCCTTCCAGCTCCAGCAGGGTGCACAGGGTGCCGTCACGAATGAGTGGGCAGTCAACATCCAGTTCGACGGCGAAGGCACCGCTAAGTTCAAAGAGGTCACGGAACGCCTGAACCAGTTCTACGTGGCTGCCGGCGGGGAATCGGGCAACGACCCCAAGGCACAGTTCGCCATTGTGCTCGATGACCAGGTCATTTCCGCTCCGCGTTCGCTGGCCGTGATCACCGACGGCAGGCCGCAGATCACCGGCGGCTTCACGGAACAAACCGCCAAGGCATTGTCTGACCAGCTCCGGTTCGGTGCCCTGCCCATCAGCTTCGAGATCCAAAGCGAGCAGCAGATTTCCGCCACCCTGGGCGGCGAGCAGCTGCGTATGGGCCTCCTCGCCGGCTTGATCGGCCTGCTCCTGGTGGTGGTCTACTCGCTGTTCCAGTACCGGGCCCTTGGCTTCGTGACCATCGCCTCGCTGGTGGTCGCCGGCATCCTGACCTACCTGGCTATCGCCATCCTGGGCTGGACGGAAAACTACCGGCTGTCCCTGGCAGGCGTAGCGGGCATCATCGTTGCCATCGGCCAGACGGCTGACTCGTTCATCGTCTACTTCGAACGCATCCGCGATGAGCTCCGTGAAGGACGCGGGCTGGTGTCCGCCGTCGAAAACGGCTGGAAGCGCGCCAAGCGGACCGTCCTCGCCTCGAAGGCTGTCAACCTGCTGGCGGCACTGGTCCTGTACTTCGTGGCCGTCGGCAACGTCCGCGGCTTCGCCTTCACCCTGGGCCTGACCGCGATCGCCGACCTCATCGTGGTGTTTATGTTCACCCACCCCACGCTGCAACTGCTGGCCCGCACCCGGTTCTTTGGTGAAGGACACAGGTTCTCCGGCCTCGACCCCAAGCGCCTCGGCGCAGTTCCGCTGTACCGCGGCGCGGGCCGCGTCCGCACACCCGAAGACCGGCCCGCCGTCGCAGTCCGAGCCAAGAATGCAGGCGCCACGGCCGAGGCCGAACGCCGCATGACCATTGCCGAACGCCGCCTGGCGCAGAAGCAGGCGGAGCTGGCCGGCTCCTCGAAGTCTGCAGCGAAGGAGAACAAGTAA
- the secF gene encoding protein translocase subunit SecF, producing MPSFATFGNELYTGKRSYNFVGAKKIWFIAAAVAVALSILIPVAKGGFNLGIEFRGGSEFTVSNVKTTDATVGEEAVTDVVAGSVPRVANVAGTTMRIQTDKLTDDETLRIKEGLTTAYGVTDNEVTSTFVGPTWGADVTKQALIGLVIFVLLAAVLMALYFRTWKMSLSAIAGMVVTMFVTAGVYALSDFEVTPSAIIGFLTVLSYSLYDTVVVFDKIRENTAELDASTRRTFAEEVNLAVNQTLVRSINTMMVAILPVGAILFIGAGLLGAGTLRDLSLALFVGILIGTAATIFVAAPMYAWLRQNEPDLVRQAKRVEQRRAAAERSAAPAEPAQA from the coding sequence ATGCCAAGCTTCGCAACTTTCGGTAATGAGCTCTACACCGGCAAGCGCTCCTACAACTTCGTAGGGGCCAAGAAGATCTGGTTCATCGCCGCGGCCGTGGCCGTTGCCCTGTCCATCCTCATTCCGGTGGCCAAGGGCGGCTTCAACCTCGGTATTGAATTCCGGGGCGGGTCCGAGTTCACGGTCTCGAACGTCAAGACCACGGACGCCACGGTGGGCGAGGAGGCCGTCACCGACGTGGTGGCCGGCAGCGTGCCACGTGTCGCCAACGTGGCCGGGACCACCATGCGGATCCAGACCGACAAACTCACCGACGATGAAACCCTTCGCATCAAGGAAGGCCTGACCACGGCCTACGGAGTCACGGACAACGAGGTGACCTCAACCTTTGTGGGACCCACCTGGGGTGCTGACGTCACTAAGCAGGCGCTGATCGGCCTGGTGATTTTTGTGCTCCTCGCCGCGGTGCTGATGGCGTTGTACTTCCGCACCTGGAAGATGTCGCTCTCAGCCATTGCGGGCATGGTGGTCACCATGTTCGTGACAGCCGGGGTGTACGCGCTCAGCGACTTCGAAGTGACCCCGTCGGCCATCATCGGGTTCCTCACAGTCCTGAGCTACTCGCTCTATGACACGGTGGTGGTGTTCGACAAGATCCGCGAGAATACGGCTGAGCTTGACGCATCAACACGCCGCACTTTCGCGGAGGAAGTCAACCTGGCCGTGAACCAGACCCTGGTCCGCTCGATCAACACCATGATGGTGGCCATCCTGCCCGTCGGCGCCATCCTGTTCATCGGTGCCGGACTCCTTGGCGCGGGAACGCTGCGGGACCTCTCGCTTGCCCTGTTCGTTGGCATCCTGATCGGGACTGCGGCCACCATTTTCGTTGCGGCTCCGATGTATGCCTGGTTGCGCCAGAACGAGCCGGACCTCGTCAGGCAGGCCAAGCGCGTAGAGCAGCGCCGCGCCGCCGCTGAGCGTTCCGCGGCTCCCGCGGAGCCCGCCCAGGCCTAG